The proteins below come from a single Panicum hallii strain FIL2 chromosome 7, PHallii_v3.1, whole genome shotgun sequence genomic window:
- the LOC112898849 gene encoding protein PYRICULARIA ORYZAE RESISTANCE 21-like — protein sequence MPTLIITVDLECCRCSAKIQKVLCCIQDRGEFVIEKIVYEKDKVLVSGPFDADKLSSKLCCKAGRIIKKIEVKPPEKETPKSPKPELPCKPICPYPYPYPYPQPTWPCSCPTPYCCGCQSKPPPPKEESKSPETKSKPKPDPALCKLIYPYPYLYPCPQPAWPCSCPTPHCGCQSKPASTPPPAPAEPPKPPACQCPAWSPCYCSGGYPPYMPPPMPYPMVVCDESPPYGACTVM from the exons ATGCCGACGCTCATCATCACCGTCGACCTGGAGTGCTGCCGCTGCAGCGCCAAGATCCAGAAGGTCCTCTGCTGCATCCAAG ACCGTGGGGAGTTCGTCATCGAGAAGATCGTGTACGAGAAGGACAAGGTCCTCGTGTCGGGGCCCTTCGACGCCGACAAGCTCTCCTCCAAGCTCTGCTGCAAGGCCGGAAGGATCATCAAGAAAATTGAGGTCAAGCCACCAGAAAAGGAGACGCCCAAATCTCCAAAGCCAGAGCTACCATGCAAGCCGATATGCCCGTATCCGTACCCATATCCATACCCGCAGCCCACGTGGCCGTGCAGCTGCCCCACGCCATACTGTTGTGGGTGCCAGtccaagccgccgccgccaaaagAGGAGTCCAAATCTCCTGAGACCAAATCCAAACCCAAGCCAGATCCAGCCCTATGTAAACTGATATACCCGTATCCGTACCTATATCCGTGTCCACAACCGGCGTGGCCGTGCAGCTGCCCCACGCCGCACTGTGGATGCCAGTCCAAGCCGGCATCGACGCCACCACCGGCACCGGCTGAGCCACCAAAACCACCGGCGTGCCAGTGCCCGGCGTGGTCGCCGTGCTACTGCAGCGGCGGCTACCCACCGTACATGCCGCCGCCCATGCCGTATCCGATGGTCGTCTGCGATGAGAGCCCGCCCTACGGCGCCTGCACCGTCATGTAA
- the LOC112901318 gene encoding protein PYRICULARIA ORYZAE RESISTANCE 21-like gives MPTVAITLDLSCCRCRSKIQKILCCIQERCGFVFEKVVYEKEKVVVTGPFDAIELCCKLRCKAGCFVAKIEIVPPPPPPPRPPQPPLLPPPPIDDDTDKCKKKPKKKPAPAPCDKLIPYPCPYPYPCPYPCPQPACLSSCPTPPRPCQCHSCKPPPPPPPCSPPRPICPPPPVCCPVPPPPCPCPPWTPCHCRGYRRDYFCCEDNQPDGPCAVM, from the exons ATGCCGACGGTAGCCATCACGCTGGACCTGTCATGCTGCCGCTGCAGAAGCAAGATCCAGAAGATCCTCTGCTGCATCCAAG AGCGTTGCGGGTTCGTCTTCGAGAAGGTGGTGTACGAGAAGGAGAAGGTGGTCGTCACCGGGCCCTTCGACGCCATCGAGCTCTGCTGCAAGCTCCGGTGCAAGGCCGGCTGTTTCGTGGCCAAAATCGAGatcgtgccgccgccgcctccgccgccgcggccgccgcagccgcccctgctcccgcccCCGCCGATAGACGATGATACCGACAAGTGCAAGAAAAAACCCAAGAAAAAGCCCGCCCCCGCTCCATGCGATAAGCTGATCCCGTACCCATGCCCATACCCGTACCCGTGCCCTTACCCATGCCCGCAGCCAGCGTGTCTGTCCAGCTGCCCTACGCCGCCGCGTCCCTGCCAGTGCCACTCCtgcaagccgccgccgccgccgccaccatgcTCCCCGCCTCGACCGATCTGTCCGCCCCCACCGGTATGCTGTCCGGTGCCTCCGCCGCCGTGCCCGTGCCCGCCCTGGACGCCGTGCCACTGCCGCGGCTACCGGCGGGACTACTTCTGCTGCGAGGATAACCAGCCCGACGGCCCCTGCGCTGTCATGTGA
- the LOC112900675 gene encoding pentatricopeptide repeat-containing protein At5g61800-like, whose translation MEDATMGRYGLEHALPWNPLSQRSEMAPPSPGPSLSLPPPYHSLPRLLHPRHRLPLRRLLAAHALAAVAGHLSLPDPRPHTLILAAYSRLAHASPSALLLLFRSSLRLSVAPTRHTLPLAVSAASSAGRRHLPLALSLHAVAVARNLLPSPHVANALVSLYARHALPDAARRVFEEMPSAPDVVSYNALVHAYVNAGRVGVARELFEGMPVRDAVSWGTVVSGCAKAGWLEEAVGLFDRMREENFRPDDVTLAAVLSCCAQLGALDKGQEVHEYVRQTRPHPNVFLCTGLVDLYAKCGRVEAAKEVFHACPERNVFTCNALIVGLAMHGHGTVALEYFHQMLADGIQPDGVTFLGVLIACSHTGLVDMARRIFSDMEDMHDVPRELKHYGCMADLLGRAGLIEEAMDMIRKMPMEGDSYVWGGILAGCRMHRNVEAAEVAARHLLQLNPDDSGVYSAMAGIYADAGRWEDVARIRKLMDERISRRNAGCSSITTELKYGAPILS comes from the coding sequence ATGGAGGATGCCACTATGGGCCGCTATGGCCTGGAACATGCTTTACCGTGGAACCCCTTGTCACAGCGGAGTGAGATGGCACCACCCAGCCCGGGCCCATCGCTCAGCCTCCCTCCGCCCTACCACTCCCTCCCCCGCCTCCTACACCCGCGCCACCGCctgccgctccgccgcctcctcgcggcgcacgcgctcgccgccgtcgcgggCCACCTCTCCCTCCCGGACCCGCGCCCCCACACCCTCATCCTCGCCGCCTACTCCCGCCTCGCGCACGCCTCGCCGTccgctctcctcctcctcttccgcTCCTCCCTCCGCCTCTCCGTCGCCCCCACCCGCCACACCCTCCCGCTCGCCGTCTCCGCGGCCTCCTCCGcgggccgccgccacctcccgcTCGCACTCTCCCTCCACGCCGTCGCGGTCGCCCGCAACCTCCTCCCGTCCCCGCACGTCGCCAACGCGCTCGTCTCCCTGTACGCCCGGCACGCGCTCCCGGACGCCGCGCGCAGGGTGTTCGAGGAAATGCCCTCCGCCCCGGACGTCGTCTCCTACAACGCGCTCGTGCACGCGTACGTGAACGCAGGGCGGGTGGGCGTCGCGCGGGAGCTGTTCGAGGGGATGCCCGTGCGGGATGCCGTGTCCTGGGGAACGGTCGTCTCTGGGTGCGCCAAGGCTGGTTGGCTGGAGGAGGCAGTGGGGCTGTTTGACAGGATGAGGGAAGAGAACTTCAGGCCCGACGATGTCACTCTGGCCGCGGTGCTGTCATGCTGTGCACAACTGGGGGCGCTGGACAAGGGGCAGGAGGTGCATGAGTATGTCAGGCAGACCAGGCCCCACCCCAACGTGTTCTTGTGCACGGGGCTCGTTGATCTCTACGCAAAGTGCGGTCGCGTCGAGGCTGCTAAGGAGGTGTTCCATGCATGCCCCGAGAGGAACGTGTTCACGTGTAATGCGCTCATTGTTGGGCTGGCGATGCACGGCCATGGCACGGTAGCGCTGGAGTACTTCCACCAGATGCTGGCTGATGGAATTCAGCCAGACGGGGTCACTTTCTTGGGGGTCCTGATCGCTTGCAGCCACACTGGCCTGGTGGACATGGCAAGGCGCATATTTTCGGACATGGAGGACATGCACGATGTGCCCCGGGAACTGAAACACTATGGGTGCATGGCTGACCTGTTGGGTCGTGCTGGACTCATTGAAGAAGCCATGGACATGATCAGGAAGATGCCTATGGAAGGAGACAGTTATGTGTGGGGAGGTATACTTGCTGGATGTAGAATGCATCGGAATGTGGAGGCAGCGGAGGTTGCAGCCCGGCATTTGTTGCAACTGAACCCTGATGATAGTGGGGTGTACTCTGCCATGGCTGGGATCTATGCAGATGCTGGTAGGTGGGAGGATGTAGCGAGGATCAGGAAGTTGATGGACGAAAGGATTAGCAGGAGAAATGCTGGCTGCAGTTCAATTACAACAGAGCTCAAATATGGTGCCCCTATTCTGAGCTGA